In Chrysoperla carnea chromosome 2, inChrCarn1.1, whole genome shotgun sequence, the following proteins share a genomic window:
- the LOC123294073 gene encoding uncharacterized protein LOC123294073, with translation MKFFILAVFVLIAAHSTQCDEQKPKEKELSKGKNDKRSIYGELDLGYPIHESIDNQLEISHDHHLNFEPIQDSILIEPAGIQFDQIGSAPVSDEDSVVVESADARASSNGQFLIPARNLNLNQGLLVQLPPTLNTLNSGIPRTQVQIQRSIEIAVPQPSLEGWSSQEIPIVLRNLPPSLQRANSW, from the exons ATGAagtttttt ATTTTAGCAGTTTTCGTGCTGATAGCTGCCCACAGTACGCAATGTGATGaacaaaaaccaaaagaaaaagaattatctaaaggaaaaaatgataaacgCAGTATTTATGGTGAACTGGATTTAGGCTATCCCATACATGAAAGCATTGACAATCAATTAGAAATTTCGCATGATCATCATTTAAATTTCGAACCAATTCAAGACAGTATTCTTATTGAACCTGCGGGAATACAATTTGATCAAATCGGAAGTGCTCCTGTTTCAGACGAAGATAGTGTGGTTGTTGAGTCTGCCGATGCAAGAGCTTCTTCAAACGGTCAATTTTTAATTCCagcaagaaatttaaatttaaatcaaggtCTTCTAGTTCAACTTCCTCCAACATTAAATACATTGAATAGTGGAATACCTCGAACACAAGTTCAAATACAGCGATCTATTGAAATAGCAGTTCCACAACCATCTTTAGAAGGTTGGTCTAGTCAAGAAATTCCAATAGTATTAAGGAATTTGCCACCAAGCTTACAGAGAGCAAACAGttggtaa
- the LOC123294070 gene encoding keratin, type I cytoskeletal 9-like codes for MKFLICTLLLTTAIVSGEDAAKKSSKTEKRGLLSLGYGGGSDYSSSYGGHGGDSGILLSSGGGHGGGFSSGGSISIGSSGHGGLGGGYGGGYGGGFGGGLGGGIGGGFGGGIGGGGAVSVGQGTIQAITITQQVPVHIPQPYPVTVERKVPVPVKVPVPVHVDRPYPVHVPKPYPVTVTKPVPYPVEKPVPYPVKVPVKVAVPVPQPVYITRTVPVVVSSGGSGFGGGFGGGSGGSGFGGGYGGGYGGGYSSGGYSSGGYSSGGHGGYSSGSISLGGGHGFSSGGSGGYSLGGGHGGFSSGGYSSGGHGGSSYSTISLGGGSYGGSSYGGHH; via the exons ATGAAGTTTTTG ATTTGTACCCTGTTATTGACAACGGCAATCGTTTCTGGAGAGGATGCTGCAAAGAAATCCTCTAAAACAGAAAAGCGAGGCCTTTTAAGTTTGGGTTACGGAGGTGGATCCGACTACTCATCGTCATACGGGGGTCATGGAGGTGATAGCGGTATTTTATTAAGCTCTGGAGGAGGACATGGAGGTGGTTTCAGCAGTGGTGGATCTATAAGTATTGGATCAAGTGGTCATGGAGGATTAGGTGGTGGTTACGGAGGCGGCTATGGAGGTGGATTCGGAGGTGGTTTAGGAGGAGGAATTGGAGGCGGTTTCGGTGGAGGTATTGGAGGTGGTGGTGCAGTAAGCGTTGGCCAAGGAACAATTCAAGCCATTACCATCACCCAACAAGTTCCAGTACATATTCCACAACCATATCCAGTGACAGTTGAACGCAAAGTACCTGTACCAGTAAAAGTTCCAGTTCCAGTTCATGTTGATCGTCCATATCCAGTCCATGTACCAAAACCATACCCAGTAACAGTTACAAAACCAGTACCATATCCAGTCGAAAAACCAGTACCATATCCAGTTAAAGTACCAGTCAAAGTAGCTGTTCCAGTACCACAACCCGTTTACATTACCCGCACTGTACCAGTTGTAGTTTCATCAGGAGGTAGTGGATTTGGCGGTGGATTCGGTGGTGGATCCGGAGGTAGTGGATTTGGAGGTGGATATGGAGGTGGTTATGGGGGTGGTTACTCTAGTGGCGGTTACTCCAGTGGTGGTTACTCCAGCGGTGGACATGGTGGATATTCCAGTGGATCAATCAGTTTAGGTGGTGGTCATGGATTCTCTAGTGGTGGATCCGGAGGTTACTCCCTTGGAGGTGGACATGGAGGTTTTTCAAGCGGTGGTTACTCCAGTGGTGGACATGGCGGTAGTAGTTATTCAACCATCAGTCTTGGTGGTGGATCGTACGGTGGCTCCTCCTATGGTGGACATCATTAA
- the LOC123294071 gene encoding protein TsetseEP-like translates to MKIFIFTVLALSVFVVAAEEKKPVKKGVKRGILGEAYGLGAGNAISYGGISSSGPIANIGGHGSAASLALEDQTAISGGASIASASSAGLALSSGSAYGGEIVQSQELSAASLSSASLAGASLSSASLSGASLAEAQLSGASLAGASLSEASLAGGSIGLNGAALQGRTVHLGSTAHQTLQVNRHIHVNHRLGEIIPQPYPVPVTRNIPVPVPQPVPVKVDKPYEVRIPKPYPVPEIREIPYEVVRKIPHPVPVPYNVPEIAPYPVPVARPVPYNVPRPVPVAIPEPVPVYRRVPYLVRQVHAHVHQPPPHVHYHV, encoded by the exons atgaaGATCTTc attTTCACGGTTCTAGCTCTGTCAGTTTTCGTTGTAGCTGCAGAGGAGAAAAAACCCGTGAAGAAGGGAGTGAAACGGGGTATTTTAGGTGAAGCCTACGGATTAGGAGCAG GTAACGCCATTTCATATGGAGGAATTTCATCATCTGGTCCAATCGCAAATATTGGAGGACATGGATCAGCTGCTAGTTTAGCATTAGAAGATCAAACAGCCATCAGTGGTGGAGCTTCAATTGCATCTGCTAGCTCAGCTGGATTAGCATTAAGCAGTGGCTCAGCTTACGGTGGTGAAATTGTGCAAAGTCAAGAATTAAGTGCTGCTTCATTATCTAGTGCATCATTGGCTGGTGCCTCATTATCTAGTGCATCCTTATCTGGTGCTTCTTTGGCTGAAGCTCAATTATCTGGAGCCTCATTAGCTGGTGCATCATTATCTGAAGCTTCATTGGCCGGTGGTTCAATTGGTTTAAATGGTGCTGCTTTACAAGGTCGCACAGTTCATTTAGGATCAACTGCCCATCAAACACTTCAAGTAAACCGCCACATTCATGTTAACCACAGATTAGGAGAAATTATTCCACAACCATATCCAGTACCAGTAACACGCAACATTCCAGTTCCAGTTCCACAACCCGTTCCAGTGAAAGTTGATAAACCATACGAAGTTAGAATACCAAAACCATACCCAGTACCTGAAATTCGTGAAATCCCATACGAAGTAGTACGTAAAATCCCACATCCAGTACCAGTTCCATACAATGTACCAGAAATTGCACCATATCCAGTTCCCGTAGCACGACCAGTACCTTATAATGTGCCACGTCCAGTACCAGTAGCTATTCCAGAACCTGTTCCAGTTTACAGACGCGTTCCGTACTTAGTGCGACAAGTACATGCTCACGTGCACCAACCCCCACCACACGTTCATTACCATGTTTAG